The window AAATTTAGAAGAACTCTAACTCTCATAACTGCAGCAGAATTACCAGAGCAGTCCGAGTATACTTTTACCTTTCCTGTATGATTTCAAATCGCCTACGATCTTCTGGGAGCCATTTCTTTATGTCTTTGGCACTAAGATCTGAAAATCCTATGTTGTCAAGGAAAAGTCGCAGACAAACCTCATCCTGGCAAAGCATGCTAATGTTCAGCACAGGATGGGGTTGGGGGGAATTAGAGAAGCTTAAACGCAGATAAGTAGTTTGCAACGCATAGTTACCTGTACCCTCTCTGCTTTAGCAGTCAAACCAAGCAAGAGAAGCAAGTAACCGCCAAACTTATCCCACATGTAAACCCATTCAGTATCAATTGCTTCCTCTAAAGCCAGAATTCGAGCATGGGCACACATTTCTCTTCGGTGACCTACATCACTAGTTGCTTCATGCCTAAGTGTCCTATTTCTTAATCTGGAGAAAATTAACCCAGCAGCCAGTTCTTCATTTCTAAGACAGTCTCTTAATTTAATGACATCTGCTCTTGGAAGCACAAAATTGCCTCCCCTATCCCTCATCATTGTTGGGTCGCCAACCAATAGAGCAGCTGAGCTTGCCGACCTCTGAGGGGCAGAGTATGTTCCAGACAAAGCATTTCTGGTCTGAGAAAATATCAACAGAATTGAGATTCGACgagaaaatcaataataaaacagGAGGCTAATCTAAAATTTACAGGTACAAGAATCAGAAGACATATTGACCGCCCGAGAAGTTTCGCCAAACCAATCACCATGAAAGTTTCATTATTTATATCAATACTAGCGAACCTTGTGTTAACGCTTATATTAAGCACATCGAAGTTCAAGCAAAGCGTAGATGATATTCACATCTCTCTATAGGCAGACC of the Capsicum annuum cultivar UCD-10X-F1 unplaced genomic scaffold, UCD10Xv1.1 ctg56856, whole genome shotgun sequence genome contains:
- the LOC124893283 gene encoding calpain-type cysteine protease DEK1-like, whose product is MMRDRGGNFVLPRADVIKLRDCLRNEELAAGLIFSRLRNRTLRHEATSDVGHRREMCAHARILALEEAIDTEWVYMWDKFGGYLLLLLGLTAKAERVQDEVCLRLFLDNIGFSDLSAKDIKKWLPEDRRRFEIIQER